CTCCCAGCCTGCACACCCCCTCGAGGCTCTTGTCGGGGGGCAATATCCAGAAGGTGATCCTGGCCCGCGAGCTGGCCGGACAATCCCGCTTGATCCTGGCCGTACACCCCACCTACGGCCTCGACATCGGGGCTACCGAGCAGGTGCACCGGGTGCTGCTCGAGAAAACCTACCAGGGGGCCGCGGTGCTCCTGGTCTCGGAAGACCTGGAGGAGCTTTTTTCGCTCTGCGATCGAATTGGGGTGCTCTACCACGGGCGGCTCCAGGGGCCTTTTGCCGTAGACCAGATCTCGCGCGAAGAAATTGGCCTGCGCATGACCGGAGGTGCCGCATGAAACTCGAGCCTTTGGGGCATGCCTCCCCCTGGCGGGCGCTGGGGGTCACCCTGTTGGCCTTGGGGCTGGCCTTTGGTCTGGTGGGGGTAGTGTTCTTGGCCTATGGACAGAACCCGCTCGAGGTCTACCGGGTGATGTTCTTTGGCACCTTGCTAGAGGCTAAGGGCTGGCAGGAAACCCTGCGCCGCAGCATTCCCCTGCTGCTGGTGGGGGTAGGTCTTACCCTGGCTTTCCGCACCCAGTTCTACAATATCGGGGCCGAGGGACAGCTTTTGCTGGGGGCGGTGATGGCCGCCGGGGTGGCCCTCTTTCTACCGGTGCCCCCCGCCTTGAGCCTGCCGCTGATGGGGCTGGCCGGGGCTCTTGGGGGAGCGCTGTGGTGTGGCCTGGCGGCCTGGTTGCGGCTTCGCTTCAGCGTAAACGAAATCCTTTCCACCCTGATGCTCAACTATGTGGCCCAGTCGCTGGTCATCTACCTCATCAACGGCCCCTGGCGGGGCAAGGATGTGCGGGGCTACATCTACTCCGACCGCTTTGCCGAGTACCAGCAGCTGCCGGTATGGCCGGGCTCGAGCGTTCACTGGCCCACCCTGCTGCTGGGGGTGCTGCTGGCTTTGGTGCTCCAGTTTGTGCTCTTCCGCACCACCCTGGGCTTCCGCATGCGGGTGGTGGGGGAGAACCCCGGCGCTGCCCGCTATCTGGGTCTGGCCGAGGGCCGGGTGCTCTTGGGGCTGGCTTTGCTCACTGGGGGTATGGCCGGCCTGGCCGGGGTGGGGGAGATTGCCGGTATCCACCACCGCCTGATTGAGCCCGGTCAGCTCTCCTCCGGCTATGGCTTCACTGCCATCATCGTGGCCTGGCTGGCCCGGGGCCACCCGGCCCTGGTGCTGCTCACGGCCCCCTTGATGGGCCTCATTCTGGCCGGAGGTGACTTGCTCAAGGTAAGCCTCAACATGCCCTTCCGCATTGTGGATGTGTTTAGCGGGGTCATCCTCTTCTGTCTGATCGGCTCAGAGCTTTTTTTGCGCTACCGTTTGCGCCTTAGGTGAGTATGGAAGAAGTCCTGAACGCGCTGGCTCGAGCCCTTTCCTTCGGCACCCCCCTGCTCATTGCCTGTTTGGGGGCCATCCTTAACGAGCGCGCCGGGGTGGTGAACCTGGGCGTGGAGGGCATGATGGCCCTGGGCGCCCTAGCCGGTTTTGCGGTGGCCTACGGCAGTGGGGGGGATGGCAACCTCTGGCTGGCGGTGCTGGCGGCCATGCTGGCCGGGGCGTTGGCTGCTTTGCTGCATGGCTTTGTAACCATTACCCTGCAGGCCAACCAGTTTGTCTCGGGCCTGGCCTTGACCATGGTGGGCCTGGGCACGGCGGGCCTACTGGGGAAGCGCTTTGAGGGGCTGCCCCTGTTCAACCAGCCCCCCGAGTGGCCCTTCACCCTGGGAGCCATCGGGCTGGCTTTGTTGCTGGCCCTGGTTTTCCAGGCCACCCACCTGGGCCTTTCGTTGCGCTCGGTGGGGGAAAACCCTGCTGCCGCCGACCTGCTGGGCATCCATGTACTGGCGGTGCGCTATGCGGCGGTGGCTGCTGGGGGTGCCCTGGCGGG
This genomic stretch from Meiothermus sp. harbors:
- a CDS encoding ABC transporter permease, translated to MKLEPLGHASPWRALGVTLLALGLAFGLVGVVFLAYGQNPLEVYRVMFFGTLLEAKGWQETLRRSIPLLLVGVGLTLAFRTQFYNIGAEGQLLLGAVMAAGVALFLPVPPALSLPLMGLAGALGGALWCGLAAWLRLRFSVNEILSTLMLNYVAQSLVIYLINGPWRGKDVRGYIYSDRFAEYQQLPVWPGSSVHWPTLLLGVLLALVLQFVLFRTTLGFRMRVVGENPGAARYLGLAEGRVLLGLALLTGGMAGLAGVGEIAGIHHRLIEPGQLSSGYGFTAIIVAWLARGHPALVLLTAPLMGLILAGGDLLKVSLNMPFRIVDVFSGVILFCLIGSELFLRYRLRLR
- a CDS encoding ABC transporter permease, which produces MEEVLNALARALSFGTPLLIACLGAILNERAGVVNLGVEGMMALGALAGFAVAYGSGGDGNLWLAVLAAMLAGALAALLHGFVTITLQANQFVSGLALTMVGLGTAGLLGKRFEGLPLFNQPPEWPFTLGAIGLALLLALVFQATHLGLSLRSVGENPAAADLLGIHVLAVRYAAVAAGGALAGLAGAYLSLVYRPSWTDGMTAGLGWIAVALVIFVGWSPIRAVFGAVFFGLLYYLQFRLQGQVAIPSEVFASLPYLLVILVLALSGLRGQQGNAPEALGKPYRRGER